Genomic segment of Myxococcus stipitatus:
ACGTCTCCAGGAGGTTATCGGGCCCCCCCGGCTCCAGTTGCGTCCCAAGTCGAAAACTAGCGGCGCCTGGGCGACAGGACAGGGGGGAACAGGCACTCCAGCCCACGCACCACGTCATCCCTCCAGGCTGGATAGTTGTGTCCCCCACTGTATTCCCGGTACTCGACGCGGTGCCCCGAGGCCGTCAGCAGGGGGGCGAGCCGCTGGTTCCCCTCCAAGAGGACCTCGAAGCGACCGCAGCTCATCCACACCCTCAGCGGGCGGCGGGGGACGTGCCGGGCCAGGTCGAAGACGACGAACTCGTGATTCTCCACGACGAAGGCGCCCGACTGGGTCAGCACCTGTCCGAAGACCTCCGGCGCGCGCAGCCCGGTGAACAGGGCCATGAGTCCCCCCAGGGACGCCCCCAGCACCGCGTGCGCGCCGGGGTGGTGCCGCTCGTCCAGCAGGGGCAGGTGGGCGCGGGCCAGGGGCAGCACCTTCCACAGCAGGAGGGCCACGGTGTACTCGCTGCACGCGTACTCCACGCCTCGCGTCATGCCGCCGTTGGAGACGAGCGCCAGGGCCACCGGGCGCATGCGCTCATCGGCGACGAGCGTGTCCACCAGCTCCGGCAGGCGCACGCGGCGCAGGTAGTCCTCGCCGTCGAACACCACCAGCAGCGGCACGGGCTCTCGCGTGGGCGGGGTGTACAGGTACACGGTGCGCTGGCCATCCAGGCCCACGTCGGACATGTCCACGCGGTGCTGGGTGACGCGTCCCCGAGGCGCGCCCCGAGGTCTGCGCGCCGGCAGCGAAGGCCCCCCTTCCGGCATGTAGAACGCATGGTTCACGTCGCCGAAGCCGTTGTCGGAGACGCGGGGGTTGAAGTCGTCGCGCAGCCGCTGTCCGCGCGCGTCGAACAGCGCGTACTCGACATAGGCATCGCGAGGCAGCGCCAGCGAGCGGACCCAGAGCCCCGGCGCCACGCGCTCCAGGGCGAGGGGCTCCCCCCGCCAGTCCTGGAAGTCTCCCTGGAGGAACACGGGCCCCCGGCCGCGCCACACGAAGGTGGCCGTGTCTCCCGTGATGACGGGCGTCCCCTCGGCGCGCGCGCGTACTTCCAGCTCCCTGGCGTCCATGGCTCGTCAACCTATGACAGCAGGTGCCGCAGTGCTCCTTCCACCTCGGGGAAGCGGAAGGTGAAGCCCGCCTTCTGCGCGCGCGAAGGCAGCACGCGCTGACCCTCCACGACGACCTTCGCCATCTCCCCCAGGGCCGCCTTCACCACGAAGGCGGGGACGTGAATCACCGACGGCCGTCCCAGCGCATGGCCCAGCGCGTGCGCGAAGGCCGCGTTGGTGACGGGCTGGGGCGCCGTGGCGTTGAAGGGGCCTTCCAGCGGCGTGTCCCCGAGCACGAAGCACAGGAGCGCCTGCGCGTCCTCGCGATGAATCCAGCTCACGTACTGCCGGCCATTGCCGACGGGCCCTCCAGCGCCGAGGCGGAAAGGGGGCAGCATCTTGTGCAGCGCGCCGCCCTCGGGGTGCAGCACCACGCCCATGCGCACCACGGCCGTGGAGATGTTCGCCTCCCGCGCGCGCGCCGCCTCCGCCTCCCATGCCACGCACACCCGCGCGAGGAAGTCGTCCCCGGGCGAGCTCTCCTCCGTCAGCGGCTCCGCCTCGCGCGCGCCTCCGTAGTAGCCGATGGCGGACGCGGACACGAAGCGCTTCACCGTGCCCGCCGCCTTCGCCGCCTCCACCAAGGACCGTGTCCCCTGTACCCGGCTGTCGTGGATGCGCTGTCTGGCATGCGCGTTCCACCGCTGCGCCACGGGCTCACCCGCCAGATGCAGCACCGCCTCCGCGCCGGCCAGGGCCTCCGGAGACACCGCCGTCCCCGTGTCGTACGCGGCCCCCGTCACCCCCGGAGGCAGCCGCTCCAGGGCCTTGGGCACGTCCCGCGCGAGCACGTGGACGTGGTGGCCCTGCCTCAACAAACCCTGGACAACGCCCACGCCCAGAAAGCCCGTGGCCCCCGTGACAGCCACCTTCATGGCGTGGCTCCCGGGGCCACGGGGGTCGTCAGGTCCACGCCCACCAGCTGGCTGAGCGCGGAGAAGAACGCCACCTGCTCCTCGGGCTTCATCCGCCCGGAGTGCCGGTAGACCACCGCGCCTCGCGCATCGAGCAACAGGACATTCGAGGTCTTCATGGGCAGGGACCATGGGGATGCACCCATCGCTCCGTCCAGGTCGACCAGGATGGGCACCCCCACCTTCTTTTCTTCATCCCTCACATAGGAGAGGGCAATCTGCCGTGCGGGGAAGAAGTCGAACGCCTTCAGGTTGGCCACCGCCACCACCCAGGCGGAGCCCAGCAGGTTCCGCTCACGCCCCCGCGCGAAGAGGTCCTCCTTCAGTCCCGCGTTGAGCGTGGTGGAGTCCCTGTCCTCGTAGAACAAGATGACCGGTTTGCCCCGCCACCGGGACAGCCGGACCGGGTCCCCGCTGGAAGTTCGTAACGCGGCATCGGGTGGGACGTCCGGTGGATTGGATGCGAGAGCGGCCTGCGTGAGCAGGACCACTGCCAGCGTGCCGGTGATCCACAGCTTCATGGAAGGTGACCCCTAGTGGACAAGGTTTATACAGACATTAGACATAGCCTTGACAAGCCATGGACGCAACGCTACCTCTGGAAGGACGGACAGCTGTGAAACTGGAGGAATCACCCGTGGCCCTTCCTCGTCTCGCGGTGTTGCCGTCCCCGGCGGAAGTCCCCCTGGAGCGGGCGTGGCTGTCGCTCATCCATGCGCAGGTGGAGGCGTCGTTGGGGGAGCTCTTCGAGCTGCCCGATGAGGTGGGCATCGACGCGCGCTGGTCTCGGGCGATGGAGGAGGCGAAGGCCTTCACGTTGCGCCCCGCGAAGCGGGTGCGGCCCCTGCTGGTGATGGCGGGGCACTGCCTGGCGCGAGGCACGCCCGTGGTTCCCTCCGAGCTGTGGCGCTTCGCCGCGGGGATGGAGCTGCTCCACACCTTCCTGCTCATCCACGACGACATCGCGGACCGCGCCTCGCTGCGGCGCGGGGGCGCGGCGCTGCACCGCGTGCTGGCCCCGGGCCGCATGGGCGAGGACCTGGCGGTGGTGGTGGGAGACCACCTCTTCGCGCGCTCCTTGGAGGCGATGCTGGAGTCGGGGCTGCCGGGCGTGGCGAAGGTGGTGCGCCACTACCTGGCGGTGTGTCGGCACACGGCCGCGGGCCAGTACCTGGACCTGGCGCTGGGGCACGCGCCGCTGTCGGAGGTGTCGCTCTTCCAGGTGCTGCGCGTGGCCTATCTCAAGACGGCGCGCTACGGCTTCTGCGCGCCCTTGGTGTGCGGCGGGATGCTGGGCGGCGCGAGCGCGGAGGTGCTCGAGGGCCTGGAGCGCGTGGGCCGCCACGTGGGGCTCGCGTACCAGCTCCAGGACGACGTGCTGGGGCTCTTCGGAGACTCGCGCGTCGCGGGCAAGGCGTCGGACGGGGACTTCATGCAGGGCAAGCGCACCTTCCCGGTGCTCGCGGCGCTGGCTCGGGCCACGCCGAGCGGGCGCGCGGAGCTGGAGGCGCTGTGGTCGCTGCCCGAGTCGGGCAAGGACGCGGAGGCGCTCCTGCGGGCACGGGCGCTGGTGGAGCAGTTCGGCGGTCGCGCGGCGTGTGAGCGGATGGTGGAGCGGAGCACCCGCGCCGCCCGGCGGGCGCTCCAGTCGCTGCCCAACTCCCATGGCGTGAGGGACTTGCTGGATGTCCTCATCGTCCACCTCTCGCGGCGTGTGTCTTGAGGAACCCATGAGCGGACGCACGCAAGGCAGACGGGTGGTGGTGGTGGGCGCGGGCGTGGGAGGCCTGGCCGCGGCGGCGCGGCTGGCGCACCAGGGCTTCGAGGTGCAGGTCGTCGAGAAGACAGGGGCGCCGGGTGGGCGCTGCGGCCGGCTGCGAGTGGACGGGTTCACCTGGGACCTCGGTCCCACCATCGTGCTGATGCCGGAGGTGTTCGAGGAGACCTTCCGCGCGCTGGGCCGCCGAATCGAGGACTACCTGACGTTGCTCAAGTGCGAGCCGAACTACCGGCTGCACTTCCGGGATGGCTCGGACGTCACCTTCACCTCCGAGCTGTGCGCCATGGGACGCGAGCTGGAGCGGGTGGAGCCCGGCAGCTACGCGCGCTACCTCGCCTTCCTCGCGCGGGGACGTGTCCAGTACCGCACCAGCCTGGACCACCTGGTGGGCCGCAACTACGCGGGCATCACCGACTACCTCTCGCCGCGAGTGCTGGCCCGCATCTTCCAGGTGCGCGCGCACCGCCGCATGTACTCGGACGTCAGCCGCTACTTCCGCGATGACCGGCTGCGCGCGGCGATGACGTTCCAGACGATGTACCTGGGCGTGTCTCCCTTCGAGTCGCCCGCGGTGTATGGCCTCCTGCCCTTCACCGAGCTGGGCGTGGGCATCTGGTTTCCGAAGGGTGGGCTGTACGCCATTCCCCAGGCGCTGGAGCGGCTGGCGCTGGAGGAGGGCGTGCGCATCCACTACGGGACGCCGGTGGAGCGCATCCTCACGGAGGGCGGGCGCACCACGGGGGTCCGGTTGCAGGGCGGCGAGGTGATGGAGGCGGATGCCGTGCTGTGCAACGCGGACCTGCCCTACGCCTACGAGAAGCTGCTGGACCCGGAGGCCACCCAGCTCAAGCGGCGCGAGAAGCTGCGCTACACGTCCAGCGGCTACATGCTCTACCTGGGGCTGCGGCGGAAGTACCCGGAGCTGCTGCACCACAACGTGGTGTTCGGCCGCGACTACCGGGGCTCGTTCGACGACATCTTCGAGCGCTTCCGCGTGCCGGAGGACCCGAGCTTCTACGTCAACGCGCCCACGCGCACGGATGCGTCGATGGCGCCCGCGGGCAAGGACTCGCTCTACGTGCTGGTGCCCGTGCCGCACCAGCATCCGTCGCTGGACTGGAAGGTGGAGGGGCCGAAGGTCCGCGCCAAGGTCTTCGCGCGGCTCGCGGAGCTGGGCTTTCCGAAGCTGGAGTCGGACATCGAGGTGGAGCGTGTCTTCACGCCCGATGACTGGGCGGGGACGTTCAACCTGGCGCGTGGCAGTGCGTTCGGCCTGGCGCAGAACTTCTTCCAGATTGGTCCCTTCCGGCCGTCGAACCAGGACGCGAAGGTGAAGAACCTCTTCTTCGTCGGGGCCTCGACCCAGCCGGGGACGGGGCTGCCCACGGTGCTCATCTCCGCGCGGCTGGTGACGGAGCGGCTGACGGACTGGGCGCGGGCGCGGGGCGTGACGCTGGTGTCTCGCGAGCGGGCGCCGACGTCCGTGTCGAAGAAGGAGGCGGCGTGAGCACCTCCACGGATGGGGCGCTGGTGCGCCAGGGGTACGCGTTGGCTCGGAAGGTGACGCGTCACCACGCGAAGAGCTTCTTCTTCGCGTCGTATCTGTTGTTCGGACAGCGCCGGAAGGCGGCGTTCGCGCTGTATGCGTTCTGCCGACGGCTCGACGACCTGGTGGATGAGGCGGGGCCGGGGATGGAGGAGCTGTCCGTGCGGCTGGCTCGGGCGCGGAGCCGGGTGGCGGAGCTGTATGTGTCCATGCCGGAGCTGGCATCGGAGGAGCTGGGGCCGCCGGGGGAACGGCTCCAGGGTGGGGGAGCACGCTCGCCGTGGGACGCGGGGGAGTTCGCGGCGCTCGCGCATACGGTGCGGCACTACCGGATTCCGGAGCAGCCCTTCCAGGACCTCATCTCCGGCATGGAGATGGACCTGACGAAGCACCGCTATGCGACGTGGGCGGAGCTGGACCTCTACTGCTACCGCGTGGCGGGTGTGGTGGGGTTGATGCTGACGCCGGTGCTGGGGTGCTCGGATGTGACGGCGCTGCGGCCGGCGGCGGACCTGGGCCGGGGCATGCAGCTGACGAACATCCTGCGCGACGTGCGCGAGGACCTGGAGCGAGGCCGGGTGTACCTGCCCGCCGAGGAGCTGGCCGCGTTCGGGCTGTCCGAGGAGGACCTGCGGCGAGGCACGGTGGATGCGCGGTGGCGGGACTTCATGCGCTTCCAGGTGGCTCGGGCGCGCTCGTACTACGCGAGGGCGGCGCAAGGGGTGCCTTCGCTGACGGGCTTCGGGAGCCAGCGGATGGTGCGGCTGATGGGCGCCATCTATGGCGACATCCTTCGCGACATCGAGGCGCGGGACTTCGACGTGTTCAGCGCGCGGGCGCATGTGACGACGAAGCGCAAGCTGGTGCTGGCCGCGGCGTCGTTCCTGCGTCCCGAGTCCGTGCTGCCCACGCTTCCCGAGGGCACGCGCGTGCCACTGCTTCCGGGGGTGCTGGAGGAGCGGCGTCATGGGTGAGGCGCGCAAGAGAGTCGCGGTGGTGGGGGGCGGCATCGGCGGGCTCACCGCCGCGGGGCTGTTGGCTCGGGATGGGCATGACGTGACCCTCTTCGAGGGCGGGGCCTCGCTGGGGGGCAAGGCCCAGGCCGTCACGGTGGATGGCGTGACGCTGGACACGGGGCCCACGCTGTTGACGTTGCCGGACCTGGTGCGGGGCACGTTCGAGCAGCTGGGCGCACTGGACCTGATGCCTCCGCTCACGGAGCTGAAGACGCAGTGTGCCTACCGGTTCGCGGATGGGAGCACGTTCACCGCGTTCAAGGAGCTGGAGCGCACCGTGGCGAGCGCCGACCGCGTGAGCCCAGGAGAGGGTGAAGGGCTTCGTGACTTCTTCGCCGAGGCCGAGGCCATCTGGAGGGCCGCGGGTGAGCCCTATCTGGAGGCGCCATTCGAGGGCATGGCCGGCTTCATGGGGCGCGTGGCTCGGCGGGGGATTGGCGCGGTGCTGGCGGGGATGCGGATGTCGTCCCTGCATGAGCTGGCCGTGAAGCACCTGCGCACGCCCCAGCTTCAGCAGTACGTGGGCCGCTTCGCGACCTACGTGGGGGCCTCGCCCTATGAAGCGAGCGCCGCCTTCGCGCTGATTCCGCACATCGAGCGGGCGATGGGGGTCCACCATGCGCAAGGGGGCGTGGGCGCGCTGGTGGAGGCGCTGGGGCGCGCGGTGCGCAGGCTGGGGGTCACCGTGCATCTCCAGACGAAGGCGCGCTTCGAGCGCACCGGCGACGGCTATCGCGTGAGCGCGGGCGCGGAGGCCGCGGGCTTCGACAGCGTGGTGGTGAACGCGGACCCGCTGGAGTCGCTGCATCGCGGTGAGGAGTCGCTGGCGCTCTCCGGCTACGTGTTGTTGCTGGAGGTCGAAGGTCGCCCCTCGCTGCCGCACCACACGGTCCTCTTCGGTGGGGACTATCGGCGCGAGTTCGACGAGCTGTTCCGTGGGCAGCTCGCGTCGGACCCCACGGTGTACTTCTGCAACCCGTCCGCCTCGGACACCACCATGGCTCCGCCGGGCCGCACGGGCCTGTTCGTCATGGTGAACGCACCGCCCTTGCCCGTGGGGGCCGGGAGGGCGGAGGCGGAGGCTCGCGCCTGGGAGCAGCACGGCGAGCGGGTGAAGGCGCAGATGTTCGAGAAGCTCTTCGCGCACTACCCGGAGCTGCGCGGACGCGTGCGGGTCCTCGGCCAGCGCTCGCCGGTGGACTTCGCGGCGCAGGGAGCGCCGGGCGGGTCCATCTATGGCTTCCTGCCTCACGGCAAGTTCGGTCCGTTCCGTCGTCCTCGCATCCGAGGCACCACGCCGGGCCTGTTCTTCGCGGGCGGGGGGACCCATCCCGGTGGGGGGGTGCCGCTGGTGATGTTGTCGGGGCGCTTCGCCGCGGAGCTGGCCTCGGTGCATCTGCGGAGGCGTGCATGAGCACCTCGCGAGTCATTCCGATGCCGCCGAGTGAGGCGGGGGCGTATCGCTGGTTCTACGCGGATGTCTCGGCGGGGCCGTTCAGCGCGGTGTGCATCTTCATGTTGGGCTCGCTGTTCTCACCGCGCTACTCGGTGGCCGCGAGGCGCGGCGGGGGGCCGATGGAGCACTGCGCGGTGAACTTCGCGCTCTACCACGAGGGGGGGCGTCGCCTCTGGGTGCTGAGCGAGTACCCCCAGGCGGAGGTGGTGGAGGGGAAGCAGCTTCGCATCGGCCGCTCGACGCTGAGCTATGGGGAGGACGGCGCGGTGCGGATGGAGGTGGCGGACTGGACGGCGCCGTGGGGGCGGCCCGTCAGCGCGCGGCTCACGCTGGAGCCGCTGACGCCGTCGGGGGAGGTGGTGCGGCTCATGCCGGGGCTGCCGCACTACTGGCAGGCGGTGGCGCCGCGTGCCCGGGCGCGGCTGGAGGTGCCCTCGTTGGGGGTGAAGGAGGAAGGGCTCGGCTACCACGACACGAACCACGGCGATGAGCTGCTGGGGGAGCGGCTCGCGGGGTGGCACTGGACGCGGACGCATCATCGAGAGGCGACGGTGGTGGACTACCACCTGCCGGATGGCGTGGAGCCGCTGCGGATGGTGGCGCGCGAGGAGGGGGTGTGGTGTGGCTGCGGTTCGGAGCCGCCGCTGCGCTCCACCGTCATCACGGGCTGGGGGCTGCGCGTGCCCTCGCAACTCCAGACGGGCAACGTGGTGGTGGGGGAGGGGCGCCTGCTCGAGTCGTCGCCCTTCTATGCGCGCATGGAGGCGCGGCAGGACTCGCTGGACTGCATGGGCGAGGTCGCGGACTTCCGCCGCTTCCACTCACCCTTCATCCGCTGGATGGCGCACTTCCGCACGCGCATGGGGACGGCGGCATGAGCGCACTGACCAACGGGGGGCCTGGCTGGGGGCTCGTCGGCGTCGCCTGGGCCGTGCTCGCCATGGGCTTCAGCGCCGTGGCGCTCTTTCGCCTCGGGCGCCTGCGACGCGCGCACGTCCCGCTGGGCACCCGGCCCGCCGTGCTGCTGTTGCGCCCCGTCGATGCACCGACGGCTCGCGAGCTGGAGAACCTCACGCGGCCCATCGACTACGCGGGGCCGCTGGAGCAGGTGGTCGTGTCGCCCTATCGGCCTCGACTCCCTCCAGGCGTGAGCTGGCTGCCGAGCGACCCTCCCGCTCCCAACCGCAAGGTGGGGCACCTGCTCTACGCATTGGAGGCCCTGCCCGTGGGCTCGCGGGTCGTGCTGGCGGTGGACGCGGATGTCGCCGTCACGGGCGCTCTCGTGGAGGGGCTCGTGGCCCCGCTGCTTCAAGGCGCGGCGCTGAGCACCGCGGCCCCGACGCCCATCGATGCGCATGACGGCGCGGGCCGAGCCATGGCGGGTCTCCTCCGCTACACGCACCACAGCTTCCTCGCGCTCCAGGTGATGAGCGCGGGCGCGAAGGCCATCTGTGGCAAGGCCCTGGGCGTGTCCCCCACGGCGATGGAGGAGCTGAAGCACTTGTCCGACCACATCGGCGAGGACCTGGAGCTGTCGAAGCGTCTGCACGCGCGAGGACTCCAGGTCGCGCTGAGCACCGTGCCCGCGTGGGTTCCCCTCGGAACCGTGCGCACGTGGGACGTGCCGCTGTCCCGCTTCACGCGCTGGATGCGCGTGCTGGCCAGCCACCGCCCCGCGCTGTTCCCCACCGTGCCGCTGCTGTTCACGCCCACGGTGCCGCTGGTTCTGCTGGCCGCGCTCCTGGGCTCGCCCCTGTTGTCGCTCGCGGTGACGGTGCTCGTGGGCCTGCGTGTCCTGCTGGCCCTGCGGCTCGACGCGCTGAGCGCGCCGCATGAAGAAGCGTCGCGTGGGCGGAGCCGCGCGATGACGGACTGGCTGCTGGGAGAGCTGCTGCTCCTCGCGGCCTTCGGGGTTTCACTGGGGCGGCAGGGCACGGTGACGTGGCGCGGGCACACGTACGCGTTGCTGCCTGGAGGCCGGATGGTACGGGTGTGGCCGGAGCTGAACGGAGGACCGGGATGACTTACGCGCGATTTCTAGGGCTGTTCGTCTTGCTGCCCATTCTCTTCCAACTCTGGCGCTACCGGCGCACCTTCACCCCGCGCACCCTGGCGCCGATGGGCCTGTTGCTGGTGGTCGTCTACGCGGCGACGTCGCCCTGGGACAACCTGGCGGTGAAGTGGGGCCTCTGGGGCTTCGATGCACACCGCATCTGGGGCATCAAGCTGGGCTACCTGCCGCTCGAGGAGTATCTCTTCTTCGGCCTCCAGACCTTGCTCGTGGGGCTGTGGGCGCGGGCGCGACTGGCTCGCGCCCTGGCGCCGAAGGAACCCGCCGTCTCCGTCGTGCCGAGCCCCGTGCTGGCCCCTCGCGAGGTGTCGTCATGATGGAGACGCGCTGGGCCTATCTCATCCACCTGTTGGCGTGGACGCTGCCCGTCATCCTCTTCCAGCTGTGGATGCTGGTGCGCCACTACCAGGAGCGCTCGGGCGCCGTGCTGCGCGCGGTGCTGCCTCCCGCCTTCATCGTGGGCCTGTACCTCGCGGTGGCCGACCACCTGGCCATCACCACGGGCATCTGGAACTTCGGTGACGGCCTGCACCTGGGCATCTACCTGGGCGTGGTGCCGCTGGAGGAGGTCATCTTCTTCCTGGTGACCAGCGTGCTGGTGTCCCTGGGCCTGGCCCTCTTCACGGGACTGGTGGAGCTCCTGGCGAAGCGGTCGGAGGCTCGCGCCCCGTGATTCCCGCGGCCAAGGGGGGGCCCTTCGGGTGGATGCTCGACGCGTACATCGGGCGGAAGTTCCGCTCGGCGTTTCGCGGGCTCTGGGTGCGCGGGGAGCTTCCCGCGCCAGGGCCCGGGCGGCTCGTGTACTTGAATCACACCAACTGGTGGGACGGCTTCATGCTGCACCAGCTCTCACACGTCGCGGGCTGGGATGGCTATTGCCTGATGGAGGAGGAGAACCTCCGCCGCTACCGCTTCCTCGCGCGCATCGGCGCCTTCAGCATCCGCCGCAAGGACCCTCGCTCCTCCGTGGAGTCACTGCGCTACGCACGCGAGCTGCTCCGCCGTCCGCGCTCGGCGCTGTATGTCTTTCCCGAGGGAGAGCACCGCCCCCCGGGCGAGCTGCCCCTGCGGATGGAGCGCGGCGTGGAGCTGCTCGGGCGGGTGTCTCGCGTGGAGTGTGTGCCCATCGCCGTGCGCTACACCTTCTTCGAGCATGAGCGCCCGGACGTGCTGCTGGAAGTAGGGACGCCGCATCCTCCCGGCCCGCTGTCCGTCTACCAGTCCGGCCTGGAGTCGGTGGTGCGCAGGCTCCTGGCCGCGACGACGCTGGACGGCTTCACGCTCAAGGTCTCCGGCGCGCGCGGTGTCGCCGAGCGATGGGACACCGTCCGAGGGATGTCGCCATGATGGTCCGCATCCGCACCATGGCCCGACTCACGGGCATCCGAGAGGCGACGCTGCGCGCGTGGGAGCGGCGCTACGGCTTTCCTCGTCCCTCCCGCCTGGAGGGCAACAACTACCGCGTCTACTCCCGCGAAGAGGTGGAGTCCGTGCGCCGCGTCGCCCGGCTCGTCCAGCGGGATGGGCTGGCG
This window contains:
- a CDS encoding lysophospholipid acyltransferase family protein translates to MIPAAKGGPFGWMLDAYIGRKFRSAFRGLWVRGELPAPGPGRLVYLNHTNWWDGFMLHQLSHVAGWDGYCLMEEENLRRYRFLARIGAFSIRRKDPRSSVESLRYARELLRRPRSALYVFPEGEHRPPGELPLRMERGVELLGRVSRVECVPIAVRYTFFEHERPDVLLEVGTPHPPGPLSVYQSGLESVVRRLLAATTLDGFTLKVSGARGVAERWDTVRGMSP
- a CDS encoding lycopene cyclase domain-containing protein, whose protein sequence is MTYARFLGLFVLLPILFQLWRYRRTFTPRTLAPMGLLLVVVYAATSPWDNLAVKWGLWGFDAHRIWGIKLGYLPLEEYLFFGLQTLLVGLWARARLARALAPKEPAVSVVPSPVLAPREVSS
- a CDS encoding phytoene desaturase family protein, whose protein sequence is MGEARKRVAVVGGGIGGLTAAGLLARDGHDVTLFEGGASLGGKAQAVTVDGVTLDTGPTLLTLPDLVRGTFEQLGALDLMPPLTELKTQCAYRFADGSTFTAFKELERTVASADRVSPGEGEGLRDFFAEAEAIWRAAGEPYLEAPFEGMAGFMGRVARRGIGAVLAGMRMSSLHELAVKHLRTPQLQQYVGRFATYVGASPYEASAAFALIPHIERAMGVHHAQGGVGALVEALGRAVRRLGVTVHLQTKARFERTGDGYRVSAGAEAAGFDSVVVNADPLESLHRGEESLALSGYVLLLEVEGRPSLPHHTVLFGGDYRREFDELFRGQLASDPTVYFCNPSASDTTMAPPGRTGLFVMVNAPPLPVGAGRAEAEARAWEQHGERVKAQMFEKLFAHYPELRGRVRVLGQRSPVDFAAQGAPGGSIYGFLPHGKFGPFRRPRIRGTTPGLFFAGGGTHPGGGVPLVMLSGRFAAELASVHLRRRA
- a CDS encoding TIGR01777 family oxidoreductase, producing the protein MKVAVTGATGFLGVGVVQGLLRQGHHVHVLARDVPKALERLPPGVTGAAYDTGTAVSPEALAGAEAVLHLAGEPVAQRWNAHARQRIHDSRVQGTRSLVEAAKAAGTVKRFVSASAIGYYGGAREAEPLTEESSPGDDFLARVCVAWEAEAARAREANISTAVVRMGVVLHPEGGALHKMLPPFRLGAGGPVGNGRQYVSWIHREDAQALLCFVLGDTPLEGPFNATAPQPVTNAAFAHALGHALGRPSVIHVPAFVVKAALGEMAKVVVEGQRVLPSRAQKAGFTFRFPEVEGALRHLLS
- a CDS encoding phytoene/squalene synthase family protein, producing the protein MSTSTDGALVRQGYALARKVTRHHAKSFFFASYLLFGQRRKAAFALYAFCRRLDDLVDEAGPGMEELSVRLARARSRVAELYVSMPELASEELGPPGERLQGGGARSPWDAGEFAALAHTVRHYRIPEQPFQDLISGMEMDLTKHRYATWAELDLYCYRVAGVVGLMLTPVLGCSDVTALRPAADLGRGMQLTNILRDVREDLERGRVYLPAEELAAFGLSEEDLRRGTVDARWRDFMRFQVARARSYYARAAQGVPSLTGFGSQRMVRLMGAIYGDILRDIEARDFDVFSARAHVTTKRKLVLAAASFLRPESVLPTLPEGTRVPLLPGVLEERRHG
- a CDS encoding phytoene desaturase family protein, with the translated sequence MSGRTQGRRVVVVGAGVGGLAAAARLAHQGFEVQVVEKTGAPGGRCGRLRVDGFTWDLGPTIVLMPEVFEETFRALGRRIEDYLTLLKCEPNYRLHFRDGSDVTFTSELCAMGRELERVEPGSYARYLAFLARGRVQYRTSLDHLVGRNYAGITDYLSPRVLARIFQVRAHRRMYSDVSRYFRDDRLRAAMTFQTMYLGVSPFESPAVYGLLPFTELGVGIWFPKGGLYAIPQALERLALEEGVRIHYGTPVERILTEGGRTTGVRLQGGEVMEADAVLCNADLPYAYEKLLDPEATQLKRREKLRYTSSGYMLYLGLRRKYPELLHHNVVFGRDYRGSFDDIFERFRVPEDPSFYVNAPTRTDASMAPAGKDSLYVLVPVPHQHPSLDWKVEGPKVRAKVFARLAELGFPKLESDIEVERVFTPDDWAGTFNLARGSAFGLAQNFFQIGPFRPSNQDAKVKNLFFVGASTQPGTGLPTVLISARLVTERLTDWARARGVTLVSRERAPTSVSKKEAA
- a CDS encoding polyprenyl synthetase family protein, which produces MALPRLAVLPSPAEVPLERAWLSLIHAQVEASLGELFELPDEVGIDARWSRAMEEAKAFTLRPAKRVRPLLVMAGHCLARGTPVVPSELWRFAAGMELLHTFLLIHDDIADRASLRRGGAALHRVLAPGRMGEDLAVVVGDHLFARSLEAMLESGLPGVAKVVRHYLAVCRHTAAGQYLDLALGHAPLSEVSLFQVLRVAYLKTARYGFCAPLVCGGMLGGASAEVLEGLERVGRHVGLAYQLQDDVLGLFGDSRVAGKASDGDFMQGKRTFPVLAALARATPSGRAELEALWSLPESGKDAEALLRARALVEQFGGRAACERMVERSTRAARRALQSLPNSHGVRDLLDVLIVHLSRRVS
- a CDS encoding lycopene cyclase domain-containing protein, with the protein product MMETRWAYLIHLLAWTLPVILFQLWMLVRHYQERSGAVLRAVLPPAFIVGLYLAVADHLAITTGIWNFGDGLHLGIYLGVVPLEEVIFFLVTSVLVSLGLALFTGLVELLAKRSEARAP
- a CDS encoding alpha/beta hydrolase-fold protein, whose translation is MDARELEVRARAEGTPVITGDTATFVWRGRGPVFLQGDFQDWRGEPLALERVAPGLWVRSLALPRDAYVEYALFDARGQRLRDDFNPRVSDNGFGDVNHAFYMPEGGPSLPARRPRGAPRGRVTQHRVDMSDVGLDGQRTVYLYTPPTREPVPLLVVFDGEDYLRRVRLPELVDTLVADERMRPVALALVSNGGMTRGVEYACSEYTVALLLWKVLPLARAHLPLLDERHHPGAHAVLGASLGGLMALFTGLRAPEVFGQVLTQSGAFVVENHEFVVFDLARHVPRRPLRVWMSCGRFEVLLEGNQRLAPLLTASGHRVEYREYSGGHNYPAWRDDVVRGLECLFPPVLSPRRR
- a CDS encoding glycosyltransferase; its protein translation is MSALTNGGPGWGLVGVAWAVLAMGFSAVALFRLGRLRRAHVPLGTRPAVLLLRPVDAPTARELENLTRPIDYAGPLEQVVVSPYRPRLPPGVSWLPSDPPAPNRKVGHLLYALEALPVGSRVVLAVDADVAVTGALVEGLVAPLLQGAALSTAAPTPIDAHDGAGRAMAGLLRYTHHSFLALQVMSAGAKAICGKALGVSPTAMEELKHLSDHIGEDLELSKRLHARGLQVALSTVPAWVPLGTVRTWDVPLSRFTRWMRVLASHRPALFPTVPLLFTPTVPLVLLAALLGSPLLSLAVTVLVGLRVLLALRLDALSAPHEEASRGRSRAMTDWLLGELLLLAAFGVSLGRQGTVTWRGHTYALLPGGRMVRVWPELNGGPG
- a CDS encoding carotenoid 1,2-hydratase; translation: MSTSRVIPMPPSEAGAYRWFYADVSAGPFSAVCIFMLGSLFSPRYSVAARRGGGPMEHCAVNFALYHEGGRRLWVLSEYPQAEVVEGKQLRIGRSTLSYGEDGAVRMEVADWTAPWGRPVSARLTLEPLTPSGEVVRLMPGLPHYWQAVAPRARARLEVPSLGVKEEGLGYHDTNHGDELLGERLAGWHWTRTHHREATVVDYHLPDGVEPLRMVAREEGVWCGCGSEPPLRSTVITGWGLRVPSQLQTGNVVVGEGRLLESSPFYARMEARQDSLDCMGEVADFRRFHSPFIRWMAHFRTRMGTAA